In bacterium, one DNA window encodes the following:
- the malQ gene encoding 4-alpha-glucanotransferase, whose translation MCAARWRPNLGKQNAVRGRELPRGRRSYQPGDRMKTRGGGVLLHVSSLPSPFGVGDLGPAARRFVDFLAAAGQIYWQILPLNPTDPLYDNSPYHSISAFAFNPLFISPELLVRDGLLAEGELEPVVPELASRAEYEKAIAVHSRLLPLAFERWRGAGVTDCEYGRFIRRESWWLEDFSLFQALKVEFGARAWVDWAPELRDRHPGALEAARHRHADRIALEKFTQYIFHRQWSELKNYAAERGVHVIGDLPIYVDADSVDLWSHPHLFKLDGAKRPWVVAGVPPDYFSATGQLWGNPVYNWEALRAEGFRWWIERIHHNLRLFDRVRIDHFRGLVACWEIPAGAQTAVSGRWVEAPVSDFLVRLARSSASLPIIAEDLGLITPDVREAMSQFGLPGMKVLLFAFGGDMARNPYIPHNVPEDCIYYTGTHDNNTARGWFETEAGPSERGNLNAYLGREADAESVAWDLIRLVLSSRADTAVLPLQDILGLDASARMNVPSTAHGNWRWRCNEEHLCDGVAGRLLAATRIYGRG comes from the coding sequence TTGTGCGCCGCGCGGTGGAGGCCCAACCTCGGGAAACAGAACGCTGTCCGCGGCCGCGAGCTGCCGCGCGGCAGGCGGAGCTATCAGCCAGGAGACAGAATGAAGACCAGGGGCGGCGGCGTCCTTTTGCACGTAAGCTCTCTACCCTCGCCTTTCGGCGTGGGCGACCTGGGTCCTGCGGCCCGGCGCTTTGTCGATTTCCTGGCCGCCGCGGGCCAGATCTACTGGCAGATACTGCCGCTCAACCCGACCGACCCGCTCTACGACAACTCACCCTACCATAGTATCTCGGCGTTCGCTTTCAACCCGCTCTTTATCAGCCCGGAGCTGCTGGTGCGCGACGGCCTGCTGGCCGAGGGCGAGCTGGAGCCGGTGGTCCCGGAGCTTGCTTCGCGGGCCGAGTACGAGAAAGCCATCGCCGTGCATTCCAGGCTGCTGCCCCTGGCTTTCGAGCGCTGGCGCGGGGCGGGTGTCACGGACTGCGAATACGGGCGTTTCATCCGGCGCGAGTCCTGGTGGCTGGAGGATTTCAGCCTGTTCCAGGCCCTCAAGGTCGAGTTCGGCGCGCGGGCCTGGGTCGACTGGGCGCCCGAGCTGCGCGACCGTCACCCCGGGGCCCTGGAAGCCGCACGCCACCGTCACGCCGACCGGATCGCCCTGGAGAAATTCACCCAGTACATCTTCCACCGCCAGTGGAGCGAGCTGAAAAATTACGCCGCCGAGCGCGGGGTGCACGTGATCGGCGACCTGCCGATCTACGTGGACGCCGACAGCGTGGACCTCTGGTCGCACCCACACCTGTTCAAGCTGGACGGGGCCAAGCGTCCCTGGGTGGTGGCCGGTGTGCCGCCCGACTATTTCAGCGCCACGGGCCAGCTCTGGGGCAACCCGGTCTATAACTGGGAGGCCCTTCGCGCGGAGGGCTTCCGCTGGTGGATCGAAAGAATCCACCACAACCTGCGCCTGTTCGACCGGGTGCGGATCGACCATTTCCGGGGGCTGGTGGCCTGCTGGGAGATACCGGCCGGGGCCCAGACCGCGGTGAGCGGCCGCTGGGTCGAGGCGCCGGTGAGTGATTTTCTGGTTCGTCTGGCCCGCTCCAGCGCCAGCCTGCCCATCATCGCCGAGGACCTGGGCCTGATCACCCCGGACGTGCGCGAAGCGATGAGCCAGTTCGGACTTCCGGGCATGAAAGTGCTGCTTTTCGCTTTCGGCGGCGACATGGCCCGCAACCCCTACATCCCGCACAACGTGCCCGAGGATTGTATCTACTACACCGGCACCCACGACAACAATACCGCCCGCGGCTGGTTCGAGACCGAGGCCGGCCCGTCCGAGCGGGGCAACCTCAACGCCTACCTGGGACGGGAGGCCGACGCCGAAAGCGTGGCCTGGGACCTGATCCGCCTGGTGCTCAGCTCGCGCGCCGACACCGCGGTCCTGCCGCTTCAGGACATCCTGGGGCTGGATGCCTCCGCGCGGATGAACGTGCCCTCCACGGCCCACGGCAACTGGCGCTGGCGCTGCAACGAGGAACACCTGTGCGACGGGGTGGCCGGGCGGCTCCTGGCCGCCACACGGATCTACGGCCGCGGCTGA
- a CDS encoding PilZ domain-containing protein, translated as MIAGKDPNGRRAEREPFITDVDLVVGAEVIQAMTVDMSDTGLRIDMDRPLSLRIRFLVDGALVDRKAQLARAEKTPDGGMTYGIEFSADED; from the coding sequence GTGATTGCCGGTAAGGACCCGAACGGAAGGCGTGCCGAAAGGGAACCCTTCATCACGGATGTCGACCTGGTGGTCGGGGCCGAGGTGATTCAGGCCATGACCGTGGACATGTCCGATACAGGTCTGCGGATCGACATGGACCGTCCGTTGAGTCTCAGGATACGGTTCCTGGTGGACGGGGCTCTGGTGGACCGCAAGGCCCAGCTCGCCCGGGCCGAGAAGACCCCGGACGGCGGGATGACCTACGGGATCGAATTTTCCGCCGATGAAGACTGA
- a CDS encoding Gfo/Idh/MocA family oxidoreductase → MQTEQKKIRLGLIGAGIIASESHAPALERLRDKLEVTAVCNRSAAKAEALADRLGVPRRMIWQDWQRFIAEAPLDAVLVCLPIGMNYPVSEAAARAGKHVLCEKPAGTSLDEARATVGLGRRCGVTYMVAEDCHYTPCFTRAAQLVRQGAIGRLVSISWSPLGFMPLDNKYARTGWRIHHDYPGGYLLDGGVHNIHVLQMLAGKVNSVKAEVRSVEPRLGELDHAFCLLNHDSGVLSSLNLSWRAKDRGDNPLKAFGTEGSLIVEWERIIKLDLEGKEEVIEVGAEDGFYLEELDFHRAITVGATPDCTPESTARDVAVALALLEAARSGSAAGVAPVA, encoded by the coding sequence ATGCAGACTGAACAGAAGAAAATCAGGCTCGGGCTGATCGGCGCGGGCATAATCGCCAGCGAATCACACGCCCCGGCGCTGGAACGCCTGCGGGACAAGCTGGAGGTCACGGCGGTCTGCAACCGGAGCGCGGCCAAGGCCGAGGCCCTGGCCGACCGTCTGGGCGTTCCGCGCAGGATGATCTGGCAGGACTGGCAGCGCTTTATCGCCGAGGCCCCGCTGGATGCGGTGCTGGTCTGCCTGCCAATCGGCATGAACTACCCGGTGAGCGAGGCGGCGGCCAGAGCCGGCAAGCATGTGCTGTGCGAAAAGCCCGCCGGGACAAGCCTGGACGAGGCCCGCGCCACGGTGGGCCTGGGCAGGCGCTGCGGAGTGACCTACATGGTGGCCGAGGACTGCCACTACACGCCCTGTTTCACCCGGGCGGCCCAACTGGTGCGTCAGGGCGCGATCGGGCGGCTGGTCTCGATCAGTTGGAGCCCGCTGGGGTTCATGCCCCTGGACAACAAGTACGCCCGCACCGGGTGGCGTATCCACCACGACTACCCCGGCGGCTACCTTCTGGACGGTGGAGTGCACAATATCCACGTACTGCAGATGCTGGCCGGAAAGGTAAACTCGGTCAAGGCCGAGGTGCGCTCGGTGGAACCGCGCCTGGGCGAGCTGGACCACGCGTTCTGCCTGTTGAACCATGACAGCGGAGTGCTCAGCTCACTCAACCTGAGCTGGCGGGCCAAAGACCGCGGCGACAACCCGCTCAAGGCTTTCGGGACCGAGGGGAGCCTGATCGTGGAATGGGAACGGATAATTAAGCTGGACCTGGAGGGAAAAGAGGAAGTTATCGAGGTCGGCGCGGAGGACGGTTTCTATCTGGAGGAACTGGATTTCCACCGCGCAATCACCGTTGGTGCGACACCGGACTGCACGCCGGAGAGCACGGCCCGGGATGTGGCCGTGGCCCTGGCGCTGCTGGAGGCGGCCCGTAGCGGCTCGGCCGCCGGAGTGGCCCCGGTGGCCTGA
- a CDS encoding PspC domain-containing protein — translation MEDNGMKKCPYCAEMIRVEAIKCRYCGSMLSHKPSVAQADSNGGYWRRVSQGKKIAGVCTGLAQQFESPVLILPLRVLFVVTTLFYGFGLVLYIVLWLLMPPPLNVESPASDKGADSQAQQYATPATAYNHSAPPPVASYPGRSDSAAPEVVAPGRKEPKYKNPAAEKAPEESSSAGTIDLSQPGSDAEQEK, via the coding sequence ATGGAAGATAACGGGATGAAAAAGTGCCCCTACTGCGCCGAGATGATCCGGGTCGAGGCGATTAAGTGCCGCTACTGCGGAAGTATGCTCAGCCACAAGCCGAGCGTGGCGCAGGCCGATTCCAACGGCGGCTACTGGCGACGGGTGAGCCAGGGCAAGAAAATTGCCGGGGTCTGCACCGGCCTGGCCCAGCAGTTCGAATCCCCGGTGCTGATCCTGCCGCTGCGCGTGCTGTTTGTGGTGACCACGCTGTTTTACGGGTTCGGTCTGGTGCTGTATATCGTGCTCTGGCTCCTGATGCCGCCCCCGCTGAATGTGGAAAGCCCGGCGTCGGACAAAGGCGCGGACAGCCAGGCGCAGCAGTATGCCACGCCCGCTACCGCCTACAACCATAGCGCACCGCCCCCGGTGGCCAGCTATCCCGGCCGCAGCGATTCCGCCGCCCCCGAGGTGGTGGCGCCCGGCCGCAAAGAGCCCAAGTACAAGAACCCCGCGGCCGAGAAAGCCCCGGAGGAATCATCGTCCGCCGGCACTATCGACCTGAGTCAGCCGGGTAGTGACGCCGAGCAGGAAAAGTAA